The Geovibrio ferrireducens genome includes a region encoding these proteins:
- the rplL gene encoding 50S ribosomal protein L7/L12 has protein sequence MSVTKEQVVEFISNMTVIELADFVKELEDKFGVSAAAPVAMMAGPAVAAEAAVVEEQTEFTVILKDGGEKKVQVIKVVRELTNLGLKEAKALVDGAPAPVKEGVSKEEAASIKAKLEEAGGTAEVK, from the coding sequence ATGTCTGTAACTAAAGAACAAGTAGTTGAATTTATATCAAATATGACAGTAATCGAGCTCGCAGACTTCGTTAAAGAACTTGAAGACAAGTTCGGCGTTTCCGCTGCTGCTCCCGTTGCTATGATGGCTGGCCCCGCTGTTGCTGCTGAAGCTGCAGTAGTTGAAGAGCAGACAGAGTTCACCGTTATCCTCAAAGACGGCGGCGAGAAAAAAGTTCAGGTTATTAAAGTTGTTCGTGAACTTACCAACCTCGGACTTAAAGAAGCTAAAGCACTCGTTGACGGCGCTCCCGCTCCCGTTAAAGAGGGCGTTTCCAAAGAGGAAGCTGCTTCTATCAAAGCTAAACTTGAAGAAGCCGGCGGTACTGCTGAAGTTAAGTAA